In Sphingomonas sp., a single window of DNA contains:
- a CDS encoding gluconate:H+ symporter: MGEPWHTLLIVAGSIATVILLVLRLKLQPFVALLLVALATGLVFGNDPQAVIAAIKKGTGEALGSVAVVIGLGAVLGGMLEASGGVQAIARRLLDLFGEKRVPWALTAIGIIIGVPLFFDVAFIILAPLLTTLAVRAERRVTYFALPLLAGLMTMHALLPPHPGPVAVAELLHTDYGRMALYGLICGIPSAILAGPVFAKLAHGAPGYGAIGAPPMLDEGAPQTNAVGFGPALAAMLLPLALILIGTVASEAMAPGLVRSILVFLGHPFTALILAVLGAMAWLRFKAGAGFETLSRISTRALEPAGLMVLIIGAGAAYKEVLIDSGAGKQITMAVQAAQVSIPVFAFLLSAFVRVAQGSATVSMVTAAGLAAPLITAAGLGPDRIALVTVAIGAGATVASHVNDTGFWLVKQYLGLTEAQTFRSWTIGATIAGLTSFAMALLLWPFV; this comes from the coding sequence ATGGGCGAGCCCTGGCATACGCTGCTCATCGTCGCGGGCAGCATCGCGACGGTCATCCTGCTGGTGCTGCGCCTCAAGCTCCAGCCCTTCGTCGCGCTGCTCCTGGTGGCGCTGGCGACCGGCCTCGTCTTCGGCAACGATCCGCAGGCGGTGATCGCCGCGATCAAGAAGGGCACGGGCGAAGCGCTCGGCTCGGTCGCAGTCGTGATCGGGCTGGGCGCAGTGCTGGGCGGGATGCTGGAGGCCTCGGGCGGTGTGCAGGCGATCGCGCGGCGGCTGCTCGATCTGTTCGGGGAGAAGCGCGTCCCCTGGGCGCTGACCGCGATCGGCATCATCATCGGCGTGCCGTTGTTCTTCGACGTCGCCTTCATCATCCTCGCGCCCTTGCTCACCACGCTGGCGGTGCGGGCGGAGCGGCGCGTCACCTATTTCGCGCTGCCGCTGCTCGCGGGCCTGATGACGATGCACGCGCTGCTGCCGCCGCATCCTGGGCCCGTTGCGGTCGCCGAGCTGCTGCATACCGATTATGGCCGGATGGCGCTCTACGGCCTGATCTGCGGCATCCCCTCGGCGATCCTTGCCGGCCCCGTCTTCGCGAAGCTGGCGCATGGTGCGCCCGGCTATGGCGCGATCGGGGCGCCGCCGATGCTCGACGAGGGCGCGCCGCAGACCAATGCCGTCGGCTTCGGCCCGGCGCTCGCCGCGATGCTGCTGCCGCTGGCGCTGATCCTGATCGGCACGGTGGCGAGCGAGGCGATGGCGCCGGGGCTGGTACGTTCGATCCTCGTGTTCCTCGGTCATCCCTTCACCGCGCTGATCCTCGCGGTGCTGGGCGCGATGGCGTGGCTGCGCTTCAAGGCGGGCGCGGGGTTCGAGACGCTCTCCAGGATCAGCACGCGCGCGCTGGAGCCGGCGGGGCTGATGGTGCTGATCATCGGCGCGGGCGCGGCCTACAAGGAAGTGCTGATCGACTCGGGCGCGGGCAAGCAGATCACCATGGCGGTGCAGGCAGCGCAGGTCTCGATTCCGGTGTTCGCCTTCCTGCTCTCCGCCTTCGTCCGCGTGGCGCAGGGGTCTGCGACGGTGTCGATGGTCACCGCGGCCGGTCTCGCCGCACCGCTGATCACTGCGGCCGGGCTGGGTCCGGATCGGATCGCGCTGGTCACCGTCGCGATCGGCGCGGGGGCGACCGTGGCAAGCCATGTCAACGACACCGGCTTCTGGCTGGTGAAGCAATATCTCGGCCTCACCGAAGCGCAGACCTTTCGCAGCTGGACCATCGGT
- a CDS encoding glycoside hydrolase family 3 N-terminal domain-containing protein — translation MKQASMNRRNVLAAGAMLAASAWTPIARAARPLGADHRARIQALLGQMTLAEKVGQMNQIAGGRQKSLNSKLDAAMLDRVRKGEMGSFLHVAGAEPLRDLQRVAVEESRLKIPLLFAMDVIHGYRTILPVPLALAASWDPKVAEQAARIAAEEAWAAGLHWTFTPMVDVARDPRWGRVVEGAGEDAYLGSRIAEAQVAGFQGADLGKGMRMMACAKHFVGYGAAEGGRDYDSAEVGPRTLNEVYLPPFHAAARAGAGSFMTAFNALDGVPMTANADLVRGFLRGQWHYQGLVVSDWNAIRELVNHGIAADAREAAVLALKAGVDMDMASGSYATYLAEAATADASLVPLIDESVGRILAAKALLGLFDNPYGFGDPARDKAPLRRTEARDLAKRSVVLLRNEGAVLPLKPGAKLALIGALADDASSAIGSWRARGQATDALTLKAALAGADYQPGTDVAAAVDTAKRADVVLVALGEDFNRTGEARSYVEIGLPDDQAALLEALKATGKPIVTILMGGRPLALERELAGVPAVLQTWLLGIESGPAIAEILTGKATPGGRLPIGMPRKTGQSPQSYAHLPTGRPANPDLAVDSARYHDTEIGPLFAFGHGLTYGEIAYGPLTLSGETLAPGGRITATVQVTNRGTMTVEEVVQLYANDPVAAISRPVAELRGFARVPLKPGQSRTVRFTLTPEQFAFWRDGKWIVEAGDIRLMAGPSSADLKSEAKFRIIAASEGQVPAASLATKVEVA, via the coding sequence ATGAAGCAGGCAAGCATGAATCGCCGGAATGTACTGGCGGCGGGCGCGATGCTCGCCGCTTCCGCCTGGACCCCTATCGCCCGCGCCGCGCGGCCGCTGGGAGCCGACCACCGTGCCCGCATCCAGGCGCTGCTCGGCCAGATGACGCTGGCCGAGAAGGTCGGGCAGATGAACCAGATCGCGGGCGGGCGGCAGAAGTCGCTCAATTCGAAGCTCGACGCGGCGATGCTCGACCGGGTGCGCAAGGGCGAGATGGGCTCGTTCCTCCACGTCGCCGGCGCCGAGCCGCTGCGCGACCTGCAGCGCGTCGCGGTCGAGGAATCGCGGCTCAAGATCCCGCTGCTCTTCGCGATGGACGTGATCCATGGCTATCGCACGATCCTGCCGGTACCGCTGGCGCTGGCGGCGAGCTGGGACCCGAAGGTCGCCGAACAGGCCGCGCGGATCGCGGCGGAGGAGGCCTGGGCGGCGGGGCTGCACTGGACCTTCACCCCGATGGTCGACGTCGCGCGCGATCCGCGCTGGGGCCGGGTGGTCGAAGGCGCGGGCGAGGATGCCTATCTGGGCAGCCGCATCGCCGAGGCGCAGGTCGCCGGCTTCCAGGGTGCGGATCTCGGCAAGGGCATGCGGATGATGGCCTGCGCCAAGCATTTCGTCGGCTATGGCGCCGCCGAGGGCGGGCGGGATTACGACAGCGCCGAGGTGGGGCCGCGCACCCTCAACGAAGTCTATCTGCCGCCCTTCCATGCCGCGGCGCGGGCGGGTGCGGGCAGCTTCATGACCGCGTTCAACGCACTCGACGGCGTGCCGATGACCGCGAACGCCGATCTGGTGCGCGGCTTCCTGCGCGGCCAGTGGCACTATCAGGGGCTGGTGGTGAGCGACTGGAACGCGATCCGCGAGCTGGTCAACCACGGCATCGCCGCCGATGCGCGCGAGGCCGCGGTGCTGGCGCTCAAGGCGGGCGTCGACATGGACATGGCGAGCGGCAGCTACGCCACCTACCTCGCGGAGGCCGCGACGGCGGACGCGAGCCTCGTGCCGTTGATTGACGAATCGGTGGGTCGCATCCTCGCGGCCAAGGCGCTGCTTGGGCTGTTCGATAATCCCTATGGCTTCGGCGATCCTGCGCGCGACAAGGCGCCGCTGCGGCGGACCGAGGCCCGCGATCTCGCCAAGCGCTCGGTGGTGCTGCTGCGCAACGAAGGCGCGGTGCTGCCGCTCAAGCCGGGCGCCAAGCTCGCCTTGATCGGCGCGCTGGCGGACGATGCCTCCTCGGCAATCGGGTCGTGGCGCGCGCGGGGTCAGGCTACCGACGCGCTGACGCTCAAGGCGGCGCTGGCGGGTGCCGACTATCAGCCCGGCACCGATGTCGCCGCTGCGGTTGATACGGCCAAGCGGGCGGACGTGGTACTCGTGGCGCTCGGCGAGGATTTCAATCGCACCGGCGAGGCGCGCAGCTATGTGGAGATCGGCCTTCCCGATGATCAGGCGGCGCTGCTGGAGGCGCTGAAGGCCACCGGCAAGCCGATCGTCACGATCCTGATGGGCGGCCGCCCGCTGGCGCTCGAACGCGAGCTGGCCGGGGTGCCCGCGGTGCTGCAGACCTGGCTGCTCGGCATCGAGAGCGGCCCGGCGATCGCCGAGATTCTCACCGGCAAGGCCACCCCCGGCGGTCGCCTGCCGATCGGGATGCCGCGCAAGACGGGGCAATCGCCCCAGAGCTACGCCCACCTGCCCACGGGCCGCCCGGCCAATCCGGACCTGGCGGTGGACAGCGCGCGCTATCACGATACCGAGATCGGCCCGCTCTTCGCCTTCGGCCATGGCCTCACCTATGGCGAGATCGCCTATGGCCCGCTGACCCTGAGTGGCGAGACGCTCGCGCCCGGGGGGCGGATCACCGCCACGGTGCAGGTCACCAATCGGGGTACGATGACGGTGGAGGAGGTGGTGCAGCTGTACGCCAACGACCCCGTCGCCGCGATTTCGCGGCCGGTGGCCGAGCTGCGCGGTTTCGCTCGCGTGCCGCTCAAACCGGGGCAGAGCCGTACGGTGCGCTTCACGCTCACCCCTGAGCAGTTCGCCTTCTGGCGCGACGGCAAATGGATCGTCGAGGCGGGCGACATCCGGCTGATGGCCGGCCCCTCCTCGGCAGACCTCAAGAGCGAGGCGAAGTTCCGCATCATCGCGGCGTCAGAAGGTCAGGTGCCTGCCGCGTCGCTTGCCACCAAAGTGGAGGTCGCGTGA
- a CDS encoding Gfo/Idh/MocA family oxidoreductase has translation METRRDVLGGIGAGVLASALGGSAAAAPKRKLGYAIVGLGYYATKQIMPNLKDCEFAELKALVSGTPAKLEKYGAEYGIPKTHQYSYETYDRIRDNPDIDIVYVVLPNSMHAEYTIRAHQAGKHVMCEKPMAVSVAECQAMIAAAKKAGKKLMIGYRCHFEPYNLKAIETVKSGALGKPTLIFAEHGFYAGPNQWRLDKALSGGGSMMDIGIYSLNAARYLAGEEPVEVTAMEYTDRSDPRFKTVEDRIDWQFRFPSGLIADCVSSYSSNHNHYRVTGRKGWVELEPATNYEGQEMWTRLDGKREQVVLPKPAKNQFVRQLDHLPECIMSGREPIVSGEEGLRDMRLIEAIYRAAREHRAITLA, from the coding sequence ATGGAAACGCGACGCGACGTGCTCGGCGGGATCGGCGCCGGGGTCTTGGCCAGTGCGCTCGGCGGATCGGCGGCGGCAGCGCCCAAGCGCAAGCTCGGCTATGCGATCGTCGGGCTGGGCTATTACGCCACCAAGCAGATCATGCCCAACCTCAAGGACTGCGAGTTCGCCGAGCTCAAGGCGCTGGTGAGCGGCACCCCCGCCAAGCTGGAGAAATACGGCGCCGAATACGGCATCCCCAAGACCCACCAGTACAGCTATGAGACCTACGACCGGATCCGCGACAATCCGGACATCGACATCGTCTATGTCGTGCTGCCGAACAGCATGCACGCCGAATACACGATCCGCGCGCACCAGGCCGGCAAGCATGTGATGTGCGAGAAGCCGATGGCGGTGTCGGTCGCCGAATGCCAGGCGATGATCGCCGCCGCCAAGAAGGCCGGCAAGAAGCTGATGATCGGCTATCGCTGCCATTTCGAGCCGTACAATCTCAAGGCCATCGAGACGGTGAAGTCCGGCGCGCTCGGCAAGCCGACGCTGATCTTCGCCGAGCACGGCTTCTACGCGGGCCCCAACCAGTGGCGGCTCGACAAGGCGCTGTCGGGCGGCGGATCGATGATGGACATCGGCATCTACAGCCTCAACGCCGCGCGCTATCTTGCCGGCGAGGAGCCGGTCGAGGTGACCGCCATGGAGTACACCGATCGCAGCGATCCGCGCTTCAAGACGGTGGAGGACCGGATCGACTGGCAGTTCCGCTTCCCCAGCGGGCTGATCGCCGATTGCGTGTCGAGCTACAGCTCGAACCACAATCACTACCGCGTCACCGGTCGGAAGGGCTGGGTCGAACTGGAGCCCGCCACCAATTACGAGGGGCAGGAGATGTGGACCCGGCTCGACGGCAAGCGCGAGCAGGTGGTGCTGCCCAAGCCGGCCAAGAACCAGTTCGTCCGCCAGCTCGACCATCTGCCCGAATGCATCATGAGCGGGCGCGAGCCGATCGTCTCGGGCGAGGAAGGCCTGCGCGACATGCGGCTGATCGAGGCGATCTACCGCGCGGCGCGCGAGCATCGGGCGATCACGCTGGCATGA
- a CDS encoding ATP-binding protein, giving the protein MSKKTAASRSPLFLRIFVRMLACVAVVQLLNLGLLFAIQTPNPKLHTVGQIVQAMHNPPSAPDGFEVLHVDAVERQPWNPRAERTEVALATALRVPRDQVILRFPVGFLQRPQVYNRAGLPPAPAPASAAAAQDVVVTGGFEASLKQADGSWRTVTPGEGLEPWRLFVIAWLVLSALAAALFAWAMAQRFARPIGAFARAAERLGRDPRAPPIELDGPAEIAEAARAFNDMQARLNRYVDDRATMIAAVAHDLRTPLMRLGLRVEDADPGIRAACEGDIREMQAMISAVMAYVRDSSRIGVRRPLDLRSLAETVVDDAADRGADVSLGLGDPVVIEADPVALKAMLANLVGNAVKYAGGAELLLSTRDQEAVITVRDRGPGIPDEDMERVFDPFFRGERSRNRDTGGMGLGLASARATARAHGGDITLHRRSGGGLCATVTLPL; this is encoded by the coding sequence ATGAGCAAGAAGACGGCGGCTTCCCGTTCGCCGCTGTTCCTGCGCATCTTCGTGCGGATGCTGGCGTGCGTCGCGGTCGTGCAGCTGCTCAATCTGGGTCTGCTGTTCGCGATCCAGACGCCCAATCCCAAGCTCCACACCGTTGGTCAGATCGTGCAGGCGATGCACAACCCACCGTCGGCACCGGACGGATTTGAGGTGCTTCACGTCGACGCGGTCGAGCGCCAGCCCTGGAACCCGCGCGCGGAACGCACCGAAGTCGCTTTGGCGACTGCGCTCCGCGTCCCGCGCGATCAGGTGATCCTGCGCTTCCCCGTTGGCTTCCTGCAGCGTCCGCAGGTCTATAATCGTGCCGGCTTGCCGCCAGCGCCAGCGCCGGCCAGCGCCGCCGCAGCGCAGGACGTTGTGGTCACCGGCGGGTTCGAAGCCTCGCTCAAACAGGCCGATGGCAGCTGGCGGACGGTGACGCCGGGCGAGGGGCTGGAGCCCTGGCGGCTGTTCGTCATCGCCTGGCTGGTGCTCTCGGCGCTGGCAGCGGCGTTGTTCGCCTGGGCGATGGCGCAGCGCTTCGCCCGGCCGATCGGCGCTTTTGCCCGCGCCGCGGAGCGGCTGGGCCGCGATCCGCGCGCGCCGCCGATCGAGCTCGACGGCCCGGCCGAGATTGCCGAGGCGGCGCGCGCCTTCAACGACATGCAGGCGCGGCTCAACCGCTATGTCGACGATCGTGCCACCATGATTGCGGCGGTGGCGCACGATCTGCGCACCCCGCTGATGCGGCTGGGGCTGCGCGTCGAGGATGCCGATCCGGGCATCCGCGCTGCGTGCGAAGGCGATATCCGCGAGATGCAGGCGATGATCTCGGCGGTGATGGCCTATGTCCGCGACAGCAGCCGCATCGGCGTGCGCCGCCCGCTCGACCTGCGCTCGCTGGCCGAGACGGTGGTCGACGACGCGGCGGATCGCGGCGCCGATGTCAGCCTGGGACTGGGCGATCCGGTGGTGATCGAGGCCGATCCGGTCGCGCTCAAGGCGATGCTGGCCAATCTGGTCGGCAACGCGGTCAAATATGCCGGGGGCGCCGAGCTGCTGCTGTCCACCCGCGACCAGGAAGCGGTGATCACGGTGCGCGATCGCGGGCCGGGCATCCCGGACGAGGACATGGAGCGGGTGTTCGATCCCTTCTTCCGCGGCGAACGCTCGCGCAACCGCGACACCGGTGGGATGGGGCTGGGCCTCGCCAGCGCCCGGGCGACGGCGCGCGCGCATGGCGGCGACATCACGCTGCACCGGCGCAGCGGCGGCGGGCTGTGCGCCACCGTCACGCTTCCGCTTTGA
- a CDS encoding response regulator: protein MATHPASDDPATLLVVDDDRDIRLLLANSLGARGYRVETASSARDMDVILEKMPVDVVILDVMMPGEDGLSACRRIATADGPDVILLSALGEEQDRILGLEVGAGHYLPKPCSPREILATVRAALRKRGTTAAPPAGDVYTFEGWRIDLGSHELFDPDGVLVGLTDGEFAVLRVFIERPRRVLTREALLAAARGPDSDAYDRAIDVQVSRLRRKLRSGADEILRTVRNEGYLFVPRVTRA, encoded by the coding sequence ATGGCAACCCATCCCGCATCCGACGATCCCGCCACGCTGCTCGTCGTCGATGACGACCGCGACATCCGCCTTCTCCTCGCCAACAGCCTCGGCGCGCGCGGCTACCGCGTCGAGACCGCGTCGAGCGCGCGCGACATGGACGTGATCCTCGAGAAGATGCCGGTCGATGTCGTGATCCTCGACGTGATGATGCCGGGCGAGGACGGGCTTTCCGCCTGCCGCCGCATCGCCACCGCCGACGGCCCCGACGTGATCCTGCTGAGCGCGCTGGGCGAGGAGCAGGACCGGATCCTGGGCCTTGAGGTCGGCGCCGGCCATTATCTGCCCAAGCCGTGCAGTCCGCGCGAGATCCTCGCGACGGTGCGCGCGGCGCTGCGCAAGCGCGGCACCACCGCGGCGCCGCCGGCGGGCGATGTCTACACCTTCGAGGGTTGGCGGATCGACCTGGGCAGCCACGAGCTGTTCGATCCGGACGGCGTGCTGGTCGGCCTCACCGATGGCGAGTTCGCGGTGCTGCGCGTATTCATCGAGCGCCCGCGCCGGGTGCTGACCCGCGAGGCGCTGCTCGCCGCGGCGCGCGGCCCGGATTCGGACGCCTATGATCGTGCAATCGACGTGCAGGTCAGCCGGTTGCGCCGCAAGCTGCGCTCAGGCGCTGATGAAATCCTCCGCACCGTGCGCAACGAAGGCTATCTATTCGTCCCCCGCGTAACGCGCGCATGA
- a CDS encoding M20/M25/M40 family metallo-hydrolase, with protein sequence MRILALLPLALLATPAFAQDRPDPQRLKATVEKLVSFGTRHTLSDPDNPTRGIGAARRWFGGELTKIGAACGGCIETSEVAREFKGPRAPNGVRIVDVLGIQRGSEPNRVVIVMGHIDSRVTDVMNVTADAPGANDDASGVALVLESARLLSKHKFKATIVYAALSGEEQGLYGGQLLAETAKERGWTVSAVLNNDIVGNTIGQDGRRVADRVRVFSEGARDSETVAEGKARRADGGEDDGPSRALAKAIRGVAAEDRAGLKVLMVRRPDRFGRGGDHSPFLTLGYPAIRFSVGVENYDAQHQDLRSEGGKAYGDTIDRMDFPYLAKVTALNVATLRRLASAPAAPEPVILSGALATDTTVKWPAVAGAAKYRVYWRPADSDAWTSHVDVAGDKTETMLKSIIVDDSFVGVAAVAADGAESLVSFGARPVRER encoded by the coding sequence ATGCGCATCCTCGCTCTTTTGCCGCTCGCCCTGCTCGCTACCCCCGCCTTCGCGCAGGATCGCCCCGATCCGCAACGCCTGAAGGCCACGGTGGAGAAGCTGGTCAGCTTCGGCACCCGCCACACGCTTTCCGATCCCGACAACCCGACGCGCGGCATCGGCGCGGCGCGGCGCTGGTTCGGCGGCGAACTCACGAAGATCGGCGCGGCCTGTGGCGGCTGCATCGAGACGAGCGAGGTCGCGCGCGAGTTCAAGGGGCCGCGTGCCCCCAATGGCGTGCGGATCGTCGACGTGCTCGGCATCCAGCGCGGGAGCGAGCCGAACCGCGTGGTGATCGTGATGGGCCATATCGACAGCCGCGTCACCGACGTGATGAACGTCACCGCCGATGCCCCCGGCGCCAATGACGATGCCTCGGGCGTCGCGCTGGTGCTGGAGTCGGCGCGGCTGCTCTCGAAGCACAAGTTCAAGGCGACGATCGTCTATGCCGCGCTCTCGGGCGAGGAGCAGGGACTGTACGGCGGCCAGCTGCTGGCGGAAACGGCCAAGGAGCGCGGCTGGACGGTCTCGGCGGTGCTCAACAACGACATCGTCGGCAACACGATCGGCCAGGACGGCCGCCGCGTGGCGGACCGCGTCCGCGTCTTCTCCGAAGGCGCGCGCGACTCCGAGACCGTCGCGGAGGGCAAGGCGCGCCGCGCCGATGGCGGCGAGGATGACGGTCCCAGCCGCGCGCTCGCCAAGGCGATCCGCGGGGTCGCAGCGGAGGATCGGGCGGGCCTCAAGGTGCTGATGGTGCGCCGCCCGGATCGCTTCGGGCGCGGGGGCGATCATTCGCCCTTCCTGACGCTCGGCTATCCGGCGATCCGTTTCTCGGTCGGCGTCGAGAATTACGACGCGCAGCACCAGGACCTGCGCTCGGAAGGCGGCAAGGCCTATGGCGACACGATCGACCGGATGGACTTTCCCTATCTCGCCAAGGTCACCGCGCTGAACGTCGCGACGCTGCGCCGCCTGGCCAGCGCGCCCGCCGCGCCCGAGCCGGTGATCCTCAGCGGCGCACTCGCCACCGACACGACGGTGAAGTGGCCGGCGGTCGCGGGGGCGGCGAAGTACCGCGTCTATTGGCGCCCTGCCGATAGCGATGCCTGGACCAGCCATGTCGATGTCGCGGGCGACAAGACCGAGACGATGCTCAAGTCCATCATTGTCGACGACAGCTTCGTCGGTGTCGCGGCCGTCGCAGCCGACGGGGCGGAGAGCCTGGTCAGCTTCGGCGCGCGACCGGTGCGCGAACGTTGA
- a CDS encoding universal stress protein produces MRTYLVVIDDSPEAEIALRFAARRASKTDGNVEILALIPPAEFVQWGGVMATIEEEARERAEALVMRAAGTLFSESGLTPSITVREGDGPKVVREMLAANGDIAALVLGAAPSGPPGKLVAHFTGADAGKLTVPVMIIPGSLDMDAIDRLS; encoded by the coding sequence ATGCGCACCTATCTGGTGGTGATCGATGATTCGCCCGAGGCCGAAATCGCGCTGCGCTTTGCCGCCAGGCGTGCCAGCAAGACCGACGGAAATGTCGAAATCCTCGCGCTGATCCCGCCCGCCGAGTTCGTCCAATGGGGCGGCGTGATGGCGACGATCGAGGAAGAAGCGCGCGAACGCGCCGAGGCGCTGGTGATGCGCGCGGCAGGCACGCTGTTCAGCGAATCCGGGCTCACGCCTTCGATCACGGTCCGTGAGGGCGATGGGCCGAAGGTGGTGCGCGAGATGCTGGCGGCCAATGGCGACATCGCCGCGCTGGTGCTGGGCGCCGCGCCGAGCGGGCCGCCGGGCAAGCTGGTCGCGCACTTCACCGGCGCGGATGCGGGCAAGCTCACCGTGCCGGTGATGATCATCCCCGGCTCGCTCGACATGGATGCGATCGACCGGCTGAGCTGA
- a CDS encoding pyruvate dehydrogenase complex dihydrolipoamide acetyltransferase: MGIEIKMPALSPTMEEGTLAKWLVKEGDTVKSGDLLAEIETDKATMEFEAVDEGVIGKIMIAEGTDNVKVGTVIAVMAGEGEDASSATAAPAPSPTPAPAPAPAASAPAPTPTPAPAPAAQPAAASGSRVKASPLARRIAADKGVDLTGVSGSGPNGRIVKADVEGAKPGAAPAAAPAAAAAAPAPTAAPAAAPAETKAVWFDDSIPHEEEKLSNIRKTIARRLTESKQTVPHIYLTVDIRLDALLKLRGELNKALEARGVKLSVNDLLIKALGVALARTPKCNVTFTGDKLIKYSRADVSVAVSTPTGLITPIVKDAANKSVSAIATEMKDLAARAREGKLQPQEYQGGTASLSNMGMYGIKQFEAVINPPQGMIMAIGAGEKRPYIIDDALGVATVMSATGSFDHRAIDGADGAEMMKVFKELVEAPMGMIA; the protein is encoded by the coding sequence ATGGGAATCGAAATCAAGATGCCGGCACTTTCTCCCACCATGGAGGAGGGCACGCTTGCCAAGTGGCTCGTCAAGGAAGGCGACACGGTGAAATCCGGTGACCTGCTTGCCGAGATCGAGACCGACAAGGCGACGATGGAATTCGAAGCGGTCGACGAAGGCGTGATCGGGAAGATCATGATCGCCGAAGGGACCGATAACGTAAAGGTCGGCACCGTGATCGCGGTGATGGCCGGCGAAGGCGAGGACGCATCGTCCGCCACCGCCGCCCCCGCGCCGAGCCCGACCCCTGCGCCCGCGCCGGCGCCTGCCGCCAGCGCACCCGCTCCCACCCCGACTCCGGCGCCTGCCCCCGCGGCACAGCCCGCCGCCGCATCGGGTTCGCGCGTCAAGGCGAGCCCGCTCGCCCGCCGCATCGCCGCCGACAAGGGCGTCGACCTCACCGGCGTGAGCGGCTCGGGTCCCAACGGCCGCATCGTCAAGGCCGACGTCGAGGGTGCCAAGCCCGGCGCCGCCCCGGCTGCCGCACCCGCCGCTGCCGCTGCTGCCCCGGCCCCGACGGCTGCTCCGGCCGCCGCGCCCGCCGAGACCAAGGCGGTCTGGTTCGACGATTCGATCCCGCACGAGGAAGAGAAGCTCTCGAACATCCGCAAGACGATCGCGCGCCGCCTCACCGAGTCGAAGCAGACCGTCCCGCACATCTACCTTACGGTCGACATCCGCCTCGACGCGCTGCTCAAGCTGCGTGGCGAGCTGAACAAGGCGCTCGAAGCGCGCGGCGTGAAGCTGTCGGTCAACGATCTGCTGATCAAGGCGCTGGGCGTCGCGCTGGCGCGCACCCCCAAGTGCAACGTCACCTTCACCGGCGACAAGCTGATCAAGTACAGCCGCGCCGACGTGTCGGTCGCGGTGTCGACCCCGACCGGCCTGATCACCCCGATCGTCAAGGATGCGGCAAACAAGAGCGTCTCGGCGATCGCGACCGAGATGAAGGACCTCGCCGCGCGCGCTCGCGAGGGCAAGCTGCAGCCGCAGGAATATCAGGGCGGCACCGCCAGCCTGTCCAACATGGGCATGTACGGCATCAAGCAGTTCGAAGCGGTGATCAACCCGCCGCAGGGCATGATCATGGCGATCGGCGCGGGCGAGAAGCGCCCGTACATCATCGACGACGCGCTCGGCGTGGCGACGGTGATGAGCGCCACGGGCAGCTTCGACCATCGCGCCATCGACGGTGCCGACGGGGCCGAGATGATGAAGGTCTTCAAGGAACTCGTCGAAGCCCCGATGGGCATGATCGCCTGA
- a CDS encoding acyl-CoA thioesterase, with protein sequence MIDQQGGPPDRQPAIRVTTMPADTNPYGDIFGGWLMSQMDMAAGLFASRYSRGRAVTVAVEGMKFHSPVAVGDEVSVYAELVKVGRTSMTIEVQAWRRGRHVEESCLVTQAQFVFVAVDAEKRPRPVEQIA encoded by the coding sequence ATGATTGATCAACAGGGCGGCCCGCCCGATCGCCAGCCGGCGATCCGGGTGACGACGATGCCGGCGGATACCAATCCGTATGGCGACATCTTCGGCGGCTGGCTGATGAGCCAGATGGACATGGCGGCGGGGCTGTTCGCCTCGCGCTACTCGCGCGGCCGCGCGGTCACGGTGGCGGTGGAAGGGATGAAGTTCCACTCCCCCGTCGCGGTGGGCGACGAGGTCTCGGTCTATGCCGAGCTGGTCAAGGTCGGCCGCACCTCGATGACCATCGAGGTCCAGGCCTGGCGCCGCGGCCGGCACGTCGAGGAAAGCTGCCTCGTCACCCAGGCGCAGTTCGTGTTCGTCGCGGTCGACGCCGAGAAGCGCCCGCGGCCGGTGGAACAGATCGCGTGA
- a CDS encoding endonuclease domain-containing protein, with amino-acid sequence MGGRGRALARAREMRKNPTEAERRLWSLLRAKRLGGWKWKRQQKLGRYIVDFVCLEARLVVEADGSQHIGSAYDATRDAWIKAQGFTILRFYNNDILGNPEAVATAILASLEAGTGASSPAARSPSPLPSPTRGEGVQDGTLHG; translated from the coding sequence GTGGGAGGGAGAGGGCGCGCGCTCGCCAGAGCGCGCGAAATGCGCAAGAACCCGACCGAAGCCGAACGCCGCCTCTGGTCCCTTCTCCGCGCGAAGCGGCTGGGCGGCTGGAAATGGAAGCGCCAGCAGAAGCTGGGTCGCTACATCGTCGATTTCGTGTGCCTCGAAGCGCGCCTCGTCGTCGAGGCGGATGGGTCCCAGCATATCGGCAGCGCGTACGACGCCACCCGCGACGCATGGATAAAAGCGCAAGGCTTCACCATCTTGCGCTTCTACAACAACGACATTCTTGGAAATCCCGAGGCGGTCGCCACCGCCATTCTCGCATCGCTAGAAGCGGGCACCGGGGCGTCGAGCCCCGCCGCCCGCTCCCCCTCTCCCCTACCCTCCCCCACGAGGGGGGAGGGAGTTCAAGATGGAACCCTCCATGGCTGA